The region TGAGTATGCGGTCTCTATCGAGCGGGTGGAGCATGCCATCGAACAGGCGCGTGGCCTCGGCCTGCTCGGGCGGGACATATTCGGCTCCGGGTTCGATTTCGACGTGGAGGTCAAGAAAGGGGCGGGGGCCTACGTGTGCGGTGAGGAGACCGCCCTCATCGAGTCCATCGAAGGAGGCCGGGGCGAGCCCAGGAGCAGGCCGCCATACCCCGGCACACAAGGTCTGTGGGGCAAGCCCACGGTTGTCAACAACGTGGAGACTATCGCCAACATTGCCCCGATCGTGCGAAACGGTCCGGAATGGTTCAAGGGTTTCGGAACCCCGACTTCTCCAGGCACAAAGGTGTACACGCTCACAGGCGACATCAACAACAAGGGCTTAATAGAAGTCCCGATGGGCATCACCCTGCGCGAGGTTATCTACGGCGTGGGGGCTGGAATCCCTGGGGGCCGCCAGTTTAAGATGGCCCAGACTGGGGGCACGTCTGGAGGATGCTTGTCCCGTGCCCATCTCGACATCCCGATGGACTACGACAGCCTTGCTGCCGCGGGGTCCGCACTTGGGTCCGGCGCCCTGCTCATCATCGATGATTCTCACTGCATCGTGGACGTGGCCGCCACTTTGATGAAGTTCTTCCAGCATGAGTCGTGTGGGAAGTGCACCCCGTGCAGGGAGGGCACGAAGAGGCTGTGCGAGCTCGTTGAGAAGATCCGGTCGGGTGAGGCCACGTCAGCCGATATCGCGCTCATACGCTCACTCAGCTCGGCAATGAAAGGTGCGAGCCTGTGCGGGCTCGGGCAGTCGGCCCCGGTCCCGCTCCTCACCATGCTCGAGCATTTCGCCGACGAATTCCAGGCGCATCTCGACGGGCGGTGCCCTACCTCGGTCTGTGCCGTCCGCGCGACAGCGTGACGACAGGGAGGGACGGATTGTGAGCGATACGATCACTCTCACTATCGACGGCAGGACCGCGCAGGTGAAACCGGGGACGACTGTGCTCGACGCGGCGAGAAGCGT is a window of Bacillota bacterium DNA encoding:
- the nuoF gene encoding NADH-quinone oxidoreductase subunit NuoF, whose translation is MEFYRSHVLVCGGSPCVAAGCRAVRDALVSSVAARDLAREIRVVETGCLGPCDLGPIIVVYPEGTVYTQVSVGDVEEIVAEHLVKGRVVRRLQYTGELPSVARADEKRTGYFDIQHRIVLRNVGLIDPDNIEEYIARDGYQAAGAALTSMKPDDVIEILKASGLRGRGGAAFPTGLKLQFTARAKSDQKYIICNADEGEPGTFKDRLILEGDPHGILEGMILLGYASGATQGYVYIRGEYAVSIERVEHAIEQARGLGLLGRDIFGSGFDFDVEVKKGAGAYVCGEETALIESIEGGRGEPRSRPPYPGTQGLWGKPTVVNNVETIANIAPIVRNGPEWFKGFGTPTSPGTKVYTLTGDINNKGLIEVPMGITLREVIYGVGAGIPGGRQFKMAQTGGTSGGCLSRAHLDIPMDYDSLAAAGSALGSGALLIIDDSHCIVDVAATLMKFFQHESCGKCTPCREGTKRLCELVEKIRSGEATSADIALIRSLSSAMKGASLCGLGQSAPVPLLTMLEHFADEFQAHLDGRCPTSVCAVRATA